From the genome of Bifidobacterium asteroides, one region includes:
- the sepH gene encoding septation protein SepH, whose product MSENGTRVASFDHVDDRGDLVFVCDHRHFAVRVDDALDRAILEAKQVKEEEDVDPQTGKSKPLPVSAIQAAVRAGARPEQVAQQYAVNEALVRRFAAPVETEKKYAIEQFLTMPAPKGSGGRNYQELIGKVLARAGVSLAQVSWQATRRGYEPWNINGVFTLDKRIFNARWAWNMHDNTVTCLNGAARMLLADSADDHEQERPAWDQSPAEEIDDQTDRRPPNQENALAQIEQEDSGSEDQEDGERQAALTAWLYGKPKEDQERIADREPSHPRAELTEDPDTAEHPPIRDNESTMVLPVQSHGRSRADQEQPQQQNQGNDAGQDEQDDEPKEGRRDKRAKKHSGRSAVPSWDEILFGK is encoded by the coding sequence ATGTCTGAGAATGGGACCAGGGTGGCCAGCTTTGACCATGTCGACGACAGGGGCGATCTGGTCTTCGTCTGTGACCATCGGCACTTCGCGGTAAGGGTCGACGATGCGCTTGATCGCGCCATTCTTGAGGCCAAGCAGGTCAAGGAGGAGGAAGACGTGGACCCCCAGACGGGCAAGTCCAAGCCTCTGCCTGTCTCTGCCATCCAGGCGGCTGTGCGCGCCGGCGCCCGCCCCGAGCAGGTGGCTCAGCAATACGCTGTCAACGAAGCGCTGGTACGGCGTTTCGCGGCCCCGGTGGAGACCGAAAAGAAGTACGCCATCGAGCAATTCCTGACCATGCCGGCGCCCAAGGGGTCGGGCGGGCGTAACTACCAGGAACTGATCGGCAAGGTGCTGGCCCGTGCTGGGGTCAGTCTGGCACAGGTTTCATGGCAGGCCACCAGACGAGGGTACGAACCCTGGAACATCAACGGCGTGTTCACGCTGGACAAGCGGATCTTCAACGCCCGCTGGGCCTGGAACATGCATGACAACACCGTGACCTGCCTGAACGGGGCGGCAAGGATGTTGCTGGCCGATTCTGCAGACGACCATGAACAGGAGCGGCCCGCTTGGGACCAGAGCCCCGCCGAAGAGATCGATGACCAGACCGACAGACGGCCTCCAAATCAGGAGAATGCCCTTGCCCAAATCGAGCAAGAGGATTCTGGATCGGAAGACCAGGAGGACGGCGAGCGTCAGGCGGCGCTCACGGCCTGGCTCTATGGCAAGCCCAAGGAAGACCAGGAGCGGATAGCCGACCGAGAGCCCAGCCACCCACGTGCTGAACTGACCGAGGACCCCGACACGGCCGAACATCCTCCCATCAGAGACAACGAATCCACCATGGTCCTGCCCGTGCAGAGCCATGGGCGAAGCCGGGCCGATCAGGAGCAGCCCCAGCAGCAGAATCAGGGCAATGACGCCGGTCAGGACGAGCAGGACGACGAGCCCAAGGAGGGTCGCCGCGACAAGCGGGCCAAAAAGCATTCCGGGCGGTCGGCCGTACCCAGCTGGGATGAGATCCTCTTCGGCAAGTAG
- a CDS encoding DUF4193 domain-containing protein, translating to MAQDYDTPRDKDEDEESLQELGKSGQDAGADLDDDENAIAEDYELPGADLSNEDSSVTVIPMQGDEFICSNCFLVKHRSQLAYTTPDGKPVCKECAA from the coding sequence ATGGCACAGGATTACGATACCCCGCGCGACAAGGACGAAGACGAGGAATCCCTGCAGGAGCTTGGCAAAAGCGGCCAGGATGCCGGGGCTGACCTTGACGACGACGAGAACGCCATCGCCGAAGACTACGAGCTGCCTGGTGCAGACCTGAGCAATGAGGACTCTTCGGTGACCGTCATTCCCATGCAGGGTGATGAATTCATCTGCTCCAACTGCTTCCTGGTCAAGCACCGGAGCCAGCTGGCCTACACCACCCCCGACGGCAAGCCCGTCTGCAAGGAGTGCGCCGCCTGA
- the dut gene encoding dUTP diphosphatase has translation MAYDESYNEPEAVEVLFKSLNGSDVPEYAMPGDAGADLRARVDVDLAPFQRALVPTGVALALPNGYVGLVHPRSGLAVKMGVTVLNAPGTIDAGYRGEIKVPLINLDPHESVHFDPGERIAQLVIQRYVQARFVPAERLPGSVRSDGGFGSTGR, from the coding sequence ATGGCCTATGACGAGTCCTACAACGAGCCCGAAGCGGTCGAGGTCCTGTTCAAGTCCTTGAACGGGTCCGACGTGCCGGAATACGCAATGCCCGGCGATGCAGGGGCTGATCTGCGTGCCAGGGTGGATGTAGATCTGGCCCCTTTCCAGCGGGCGTTGGTGCCCACTGGAGTGGCCTTGGCCTTGCCCAACGGCTACGTCGGCTTGGTTCATCCGCGCTCGGGACTGGCAGTCAAAATGGGGGTGACCGTGCTCAACGCGCCCGGGACCATCGATGCCGGGTACCGTGGTGAAATCAAGGTTCCGCTGATCAACCTGGATCCGCATGAGTCGGTCCACTTCGACCCAGGGGAACGCATCGCCCAGCTGGTCATTCAGCGTTACGTGCAGGCCCGTTTCGTGCCCGCCGAACGCCTGCCTGGTTCTGTGCGTTCGGATGGCGGGTTCGGCTCAACCGGCCGCTGA
- a CDS encoding bifunctional (p)ppGpp synthetase/guanosine-3',5'-bis(diphosphate) 3'-pyrophosphohydrolase, translating to MVTQEGSVCSNDVGDQTPSGLSSRALGCEVSDDPLNPLMPIWEICAAHHPGEDLSMLQRAYDRAVVQHADQRRKSGEPYIIHPLAVAQILADLGMGPTVVSAGLLHDTVEDTDYTLEQCRDEFGDTVAGLVDGVTKISKMDYGDSAQAETIRKMIVAMSRDVRVLVVKLADRVHNARTWRYVKASSAQRKARETLDVYAPLANRLGMNAIKTELEELSFKTLYPKIYHEIVVLVSRRAGQREVYLKQILDEIHEDLDAQGIKAQVTGRPKDYFSIYQKMIVRGHDFANIYDLVGVRIIVDTIRDCYAALGAVHARWSPVPGRFKDYIAMPKTNRYQSLHTTVVGPGGKPVEIQIRTWQMHRRAEFGIAAHWKYKENGSAGRELSQPDKSDVKRERQEGELSQEDNLTWIQQLADWTSETPDSNEFLGSLKDDLGSAEVYVFTPKGKIISLPADSTPVDFAYAVHTEVGHRTMGARINGRLVPLDTKLRNGDTVEILTSKSDTDGPSRDWLSFAKSPRARSKIRQWFSKERRSETIGEGKDELIRAMRKRNLPVATLLTPEAMVGAADELNYPNENAVYAAIGDGQVSTQNVISRLVNDAGRSALEDEVEQEAIPLQRVTKSSRPETSQGISVKGVDDVWVKLARCCTPVPGDPITGFITRNQGVSVHRSDCQNLLDLRKKQPERIIEVSWTGKQGTFMVQIQVEALDRPHLLSDITQVLSDHGVNILSGSQSTGRDRVAISQFVFEMGDPQHLNTLLSAVRKIDGVFDAYRLTGAKGSTSPHMRAI from the coding sequence ATGGTCACTCAGGAGGGCAGCGTCTGCAGCAACGATGTCGGCGATCAGACCCCTTCTGGCCTGTCCTCCAGAGCCTTGGGATGTGAGGTCAGCGACGATCCGCTCAACCCCCTAATGCCCATCTGGGAGATTTGCGCCGCCCATCATCCGGGCGAGGATCTGTCCATGCTCCAGCGCGCCTACGATCGCGCTGTGGTCCAGCATGCCGACCAGAGGCGCAAGTCCGGCGAGCCATACATCATCCATCCGCTGGCTGTGGCACAGATTCTGGCAGACCTGGGCATGGGGCCCACGGTGGTTTCGGCCGGTCTGCTGCACGACACTGTGGAGGACACCGACTACACCCTGGAGCAGTGCAGGGACGAGTTCGGCGACACGGTGGCCGGCCTGGTGGACGGGGTCACCAAAATATCCAAGATGGACTATGGTGATTCGGCCCAGGCCGAGACCATCCGCAAGATGATCGTGGCCATGAGCCGAGATGTGCGCGTCTTGGTAGTCAAGTTGGCCGATCGGGTCCACAACGCCCGCACCTGGCGCTACGTCAAGGCTTCATCAGCCCAGCGCAAGGCGCGCGAGACCCTGGATGTCTATGCGCCCCTTGCCAACCGGCTGGGCATGAACGCCATCAAAACCGAATTGGAAGAACTCAGCTTCAAGACCCTCTATCCCAAGATCTACCACGAAATCGTGGTGCTGGTCTCCCGCAGGGCGGGCCAGCGGGAGGTCTATCTGAAGCAGATCCTGGACGAGATCCACGAGGATCTGGACGCCCAAGGCATCAAGGCCCAGGTGACCGGACGGCCCAAGGACTATTTCAGCATCTACCAGAAGATGATTGTGCGCGGGCACGATTTCGCTAACATCTACGACCTGGTCGGGGTGCGGATCATTGTGGACACCATCCGCGATTGCTATGCGGCTCTAGGCGCCGTCCATGCCCGCTGGAGTCCGGTGCCTGGGCGGTTCAAGGACTACATCGCCATGCCCAAGACCAACCGCTACCAGTCCCTGCACACCACGGTGGTAGGCCCGGGCGGCAAGCCGGTGGAGATTCAGATCCGCACCTGGCAGATGCACCGTCGTGCCGAGTTCGGCATCGCCGCCCACTGGAAGTACAAGGAGAACGGGTCTGCCGGCCGCGAGCTTTCCCAGCCTGACAAGTCCGATGTCAAGCGTGAGCGCCAGGAGGGGGAGCTGAGCCAGGAGGACAACCTTACCTGGATCCAGCAGCTGGCCGACTGGACCAGCGAGACTCCTGACTCCAATGAATTCCTGGGCTCCTTGAAGGATGATCTGGGCTCGGCCGAGGTCTATGTGTTCACTCCCAAGGGCAAGATCATCTCCCTGCCGGCCGATTCCACGCCGGTGGACTTCGCCTATGCCGTCCATACCGAGGTGGGCCACAGAACCATGGGCGCGCGCATCAACGGCCGTCTGGTCCCCCTGGATACCAAGCTGCGCAACGGGGATACGGTGGAGATCCTGACCAGCAAGTCGGACACCGATGGGCCTTCGCGCGACTGGCTCAGCTTCGCCAAGAGCCCCCGCGCCCGCAGTAAGATCCGTCAGTGGTTCAGCAAGGAGCGCCGTTCGGAGACCATCGGAGAGGGCAAGGACGAGCTGATCCGCGCCATGCGCAAGCGGAACCTGCCCGTGGCCACTCTGCTTACCCCCGAAGCCATGGTGGGGGCTGCCGACGAGCTTAACTATCCCAATGAGAATGCGGTCTACGCCGCCATAGGCGACGGACAGGTCTCCACTCAGAATGTGATTTCCCGGCTGGTCAATGATGCCGGCCGGTCAGCCCTTGAGGACGAGGTGGAGCAGGAGGCCATTCCCCTGCAGCGGGTCACCAAGTCCAGCCGGCCGGAGACCTCCCAGGGGATCTCGGTCAAGGGTGTGGACGATGTCTGGGTCAAGCTGGCCCGTTGCTGCACCCCAGTGCCGGGAGATCCCATCACCGGGTTCATCACCCGCAACCAGGGCGTCTCGGTCCACCGGTCCGACTGCCAGAATCTTCTGGACCTGCGCAAGAAGCAGCCCGAACGGATCATCGAGGTCTCATGGACGGGCAAACAGGGCACCTTTATGGTCCAGATCCAGGTGGAGGCCCTGGATCGGCCCCACCTGCTCTCGGACATCACCCAGGTGCTGTCCGACCACGGTGTCAACATCCTGTCGGGCAGCCAGTCCACAGGCCGGGACAGGGTGGCGATCAGCCAGTTCGTCTTCGAGATGGGCGACCCCCAGCACCTGAACACCCTCCTGTCGGCTGTCAGGAAGATCGACGGTGTTTTCGACGCCTACCGGCTGACCGGAGCCAAGGGTTCGACCAGTCCGCATATGCGGGCCATCTGA